A stretch of the Nosocomiicoccus ampullae genome encodes the following:
- the icd gene encoding NADP-dependent isocitrate dehydrogenase — protein sequence MAEKITLENGVLNVPNHPVIPFIEGDGIGQDIWPAAKKVIDSAVEKAYNGEKKIEWLEVFAGQKAYDKTGEWLPQDTLDKINEYLIAIKGPLTTPIGGGIRSLNVALRQQLDLYVCLRPVRHYSGVPSPVKNPEEVDMAIFRENTEDIYAGIEFESGSDEVKKIINFLQDEMGVQNIRFPESSAIGVKPVSKEGSERLIKAAIDYAIEHNKPTVTLVHKGNIMKFTEGGFKKWGYELAEREYGDKVFTWGEYDRIVEKEGKEAANKAQEEAEKAGKIIVKDSIADIFLQQILLNPLDHTVVATMNLNGDYISDALAAQVGGVGIAPGANINYNTGHAIFEATHGTAPKYAGLDVVNPSSVILSAVLMLEHLGWQEAADLINKSMETTIANKTVTYDFARLMDNASEVKTSEFGDLLVENMQ from the coding sequence ATGGCAGAAAAAATTACTTTAGAAAATGGTGTACTAAACGTACCTAACCACCCAGTCATTCCATTTATCGAAGGAGATGGAATTGGTCAAGACATCTGGCCAGCAGCTAAAAAAGTCATCGATAGTGCTGTAGAAAAAGCATATAACGGTGAAAAGAAAATTGAATGGCTTGAAGTTTTTGCTGGTCAAAAAGCATACGATAAAACAGGCGAATGGTTACCACAAGACACGCTCGATAAAATTAACGAGTACTTAATCGCAATTAAAGGACCACTAACAACACCAATCGGTGGAGGTATTCGTTCATTAAACGTTGCATTAAGACAACAACTTGATTTATACGTATGCTTACGTCCGGTTAGACACTATAGCGGTGTGCCGTCACCGGTTAAAAATCCTGAGGAAGTTGATATGGCAATCTTCCGTGAAAACACTGAAGATATTTACGCAGGTATCGAATTCGAATCAGGCAGTGATGAAGTTAAAAAAATTATTAACTTCTTACAAGATGAGATGGGTGTACAAAATATTCGCTTCCCAGAATCATCAGCAATCGGTGTAAAACCAGTTTCTAAAGAAGGATCTGAACGTTTAATTAAAGCGGCGATTGACTATGCGATCGAGCACAATAAACCAACAGTTACACTCGTTCATAAAGGTAACATCATGAAGTTCACTGAAGGTGGATTCAAAAAATGGGGCTATGAACTAGCTGAAAGAGAATATGGCGATAAAGTATTTACTTGGGGTGAATACGATAGAATCGTAGAAAAAGAAGGTAAAGAAGCTGCGAACAAAGCTCAAGAAGAAGCTGAAAAAGCAGGTAAGATTATCGTTAAAGACTCTATCGCAGATATTTTCTTACAACAAATTCTTTTAAATCCACTAGACCATACAGTTGTAGCTACGATGAACCTAAACGGAGACTACATTTCTGATGCACTTGCAGCACAAGTCGGTGGAGTAGGTATAGCACCAGGTGCAAATATCAACTACAACACAGGACATGCGATCTTTGAAGCAACACATGGTACTGCACCAAAATACGCTGGTTTAGACGTTGTAAACCCGTCATCAGTTATTTTATCTGCAGTACTTATGTTAGAGCACCTTGGTTGGCAAGAAGCAGCGGACTTAATTAATAAATCGATGGAAACAACTATCGCTAATAAAACAGTCACATACGACTTCGCGAGATTAATGGATAACGCGTCGGAAGTTAAAACTTCTGAATTCGGCGACTTACTTGTTGAAAACATGCAATAG